From the Saccharomycodes ludwigii strain NBRC 1722 chromosome I, whole genome shotgun sequence genome, one window contains:
- a CDS encoding ribose-phosphate diphosphokinase (similar to Saccharomyces cerevisiae YER099C | PRS2 | PhosphoRibosylpyrophosphate Synthetase (paralog of YBL068W | PRS4)): MSSNSIKLLAGNSHPDLAEKIANRLGLNLAKIGVYQYSNRETSVTIGESIRDEDVYIIQTGTGQDEINDFLMELLIMIHACKTASARRITAVIPNFPYARQDKKDKSRAPITAKLIANLLQTAGCDHVITMDLHASQIQGFFHIPVDNLYAEPCVLNYIQNHTDFQNVLLVSPDAGGAKRVASLADKLDLNFALIHKERQRANEISRMVLVGDVAGKSCLLIDDMADTCGTLCKAAEVLLDKGAKEVIAIVTHGIFSGNAFERLQNSRLSKIVCTNTVPVSQSIDRLDQIDISPILAEAIRRLHNGESVSYLFTHAPV; the protein is encoded by the coding sequence ATGTCTTCAAATAGTATAAAGCTATTAGCTGGTAACTCTCATCCAGATTTGGCAGAGAAAATCGCCAATAGATTGGGTTTAAATTTGGCTAAAATCGGTGTCTACCAATATTCCAACAGAGAAACTTCTGTAACTATTGGCGAAAGCATAAGAGATGAAGATGTTTACATAATTCAAACAGGTACCGGGCAAGATGAGATAAATGACTTTTTGATGGAATTATTAATCATGATTCATGCATGTAAAACTGCCAGTGCAAGAAGGATTACCGCTGTTATTCCAAATTTCCCCTATGCAAGACAAGATAAGAAAGATAAATCAAGAGCCCCAATAACTGCCAAGTTGATTGCTAATTTATTGCAAACTGCAGGCTGTGATCATGTAATTACAATGGATTTGCATGCTTCTCAGATACAAGGGTTTTTTCATATACCTGTTGACAATTTATACGCAGAACCATGTGTTTTGAATTATATCCAAAATCACACTGACTTTCAAaatgtattattagtttCTCCAGATGCCGGTGGTGCTAAAAGAGTAGCTTCTTTGGCCGATAAACTAGATTTAAACTTTGCCTTGATTCATAAGGAAAGACAGCGTGCCAATGAAATTAGTCGTATGGTTTTAGTTGGTGATGTAGCGGGAAAATCGTGTCTGTTAATAGACGATATGGCAGATACTTGTGGTACTCTATGTAAAGCTGCTGAAGTTTTATTAGACAAAGGTGCCAAGGAAGTTATTGCCATTGTTACTCACGGGATTTTTAGTGGGAATGCTTTTGAAAGGTTGCAGAATAGTAGATTAAGTAAAATAGTTTGTACCAACACTGTTCCTGTTTCTCAATCTATTGATAGATTGGATCAAATAGATATAAGTCCTATCTTAGCTGAAGCTATTAGGAGATTACATAATGGAGAAAGTGTTTCATATTTGTTTACACACGCTCCGGTGTGA
- the SEF1 gene encoding Sef1p (similar to Saccharomyces cerevisiae YBL066C | SEF1 | Suppressor of Essential Function) — protein sequence MIPSERISEDKMSTPDTTSIINNGMISRTTAEDTKTVEEQPILYDNTPNKYHNKSNDADIVATSRRGRKPSANKIHNTNKSRNTSLTSSRKRPVSNELINNKSKIIKTEENIIQGDHGTLEDVTIHTNIKNNGDIQANICNDNKRANLALTSIKKQQQQQQQHTGHRPVTSCTHCRQHKIKCNASDNFPSPCSRCQKMGLHCEIDPQFRPKKGSQLQCLRNDVDELKLKIEYLTRNEGLIAKALKKTSQGEKLINEINKISFSYRVAGPQQGQLINKHHINTDCSSNNSSLKAANSPNNDNFLMEYNNSTHTPPTMTTIKTPPSGLNKPRNNLFNNSSNNNIPPVLKRALNKLTNSNIANNDSNNNNNNNTNTSSIISSSNGSSPLISATNIKNNSFSISNHNNGTCGNSMVTTAMPLLPSPHATIDEFVLGDVHIPISKATELHHRFVTKYLPYFPIITSTSATELYSQSQLLFWTVMLTACLSDPEPTLYNKLASLIKQLAIETCWIRTPRSTHISQALLILCLWPLPNQKVLDDCSYRFVGLAKSLSFQLGLHRGKFMTEFSRTQTSMPQAEKWRTRTWLGIFFAEQCWASILGLPPTSQTDYLIEQGTRTNAFDLPSNFKKLLCLASFQAKLYSVMGSSVASPDGLLDARDRAGSLAILERELGRLALKLDFGGNISVEIYYLYVKLMICCYVFLPDTPSEDQSRYVTEAYLSATRVITLVTKLLETQQLLELPIYVRQSCTYSALILFKLYLTPLLLDKYVDSARQSIVTVHRLYRNQLTAWATSVENDISRTASVLEKLNFVLITHPEVFNEEEGIITRMRSHLTGTLFYDLVWCVHEARRRELDPNYKHYNNRSASMGEQRKLYPLPFYNQISKEYFEAITKTTPGGTTVTTLVPTKTAIKNAQSVPVNNTNGGNGVNKQVMAINGIPITMLDETGSMRLDSLLENPVGVDAKIGGNTYNAEVKANDNINAGHLGNITNVPLNRSLSASILAPPNSISRSYTPVSSINTPELLPANTTGDVLRSELQPSRTYKSLSTASTAVVSNSLPAQNKTDIDNRPTKTSTNSSDNSLFQMNNSLSSNLTLNRSYSHPQPLPSSLDKNAVNNNPISDTNSSNNTVTSSLATAAKNTDKTITMQNSATAENSGSSAHFNPSLNIFGKSTTIPSNTSNNGVTINNANSIVNINNSSEQQPPPQQQQQQLLNDLDAFLQQQTAGWIEGNSNNDDFLGWFDMNMAPEF from the coding sequence atgatTCCTTCTGAAAGAATTTCGGAAGATAAGATGTCTACTCCTGATACCACGTCTATAATTAACAACGGGATGATTTCAAGAACTACTGCTGAGGACACTAAAACAGTAGAAGAGCAACCCATTTTATATGATAATACaccaaataaatatcataataaaagtaatgaTGCCGACATTGTGGCTACGTCCAGAAGAGGTAGAAAACCATCAGCAAATAAGATTCACAATACCAATAAATCTAGAAACACTTCTCTTACATCATCGAGGAAAAGACCAGTCTCAAATGAACTCATTAACAATAAatccaaaataataaaaacagaggaaaatattatacaaGGAGATCATGGAACATTAGAAGATGTCACCATCCATAccaatatcaaaaataatggtGATATACAAGCCAATATTtgtaatgataataaaagagCAAATCTTGCGTTGACATCCATAAaaaagcaacaacaacaacaacaacaacacaCAGGACATAGGCCTGTTACCTCATGTACACATTGTAGACAgcataaaattaaatgtaaTGCGAGTGATAATTTTCCCTCCCCATGCAGTAGGTGCCAGAAAATGGGTTTGCATTGCGAAATTGATCCTCAGTTTAGACCAAAAAAAGGATCGCAACTACAATGTTTAAGAAATGACGTCGATGaattgaaattgaaaatagaaTACTTAACCAGAAATGAAGGATTAATAGCCAAAGCCTTAAAGAAAACTAGTCAGggtgaaaaattaattaatgagataaacaaaataagtTTTTCTTATAGGGTAGCAGGTCCACAGCAAGGTCAacttataaataaacatcATATCAATACTGATTGTAGCAGTAATAATTCGTCTCTTAAGGCTGCCAACTCGCCgaataatgataattttttgatggaatacaataatagtacACATACACCGCCAACAATGACAACAATCAAAACACCACCTTCCGGATTAAATAAACCAcgaaataatttatttaataatagcagcaataataatattcccccagttttaaaaagagCATTGAACAAGTTGACTAATTCTAACATTGCTAACAAcgatagtaataataataacaataataataccaacacTTCTTCGATTATTTCAAGTAGCAATGGTAGTTCCCCATTAATATCCGcaacaaatattaaaaataattcattttctatttcCAATCATAATAACGGTACATGTGGTAACAGTATGGTTACTACTGCAATGCCCTTGTTACCTTCTCCACATGCTACAATTGATGAGTTTGTTTTAGGGGATGTCCATATTCCAATTTCGAAAGCTACAGAATTGCATCATAGATTTGTTACTAAATATCTACCTTACTTTCCTATAATAACCAGTACTTCGGCCACCGAGCTTTATTCTCAATCGCAACTATTGTTCTGGACTGTTATGTTAACTGCATGTCTCTCTGATCCCGAACCCactttatataataaattggCATCTTTAATTAAGCAATTGGCTATTGAAACCTGTTGGATTAGAACTCCAAGATCAACGCATATATCTCAagctttattaattttatgttTGTGGCCATTACCTAACCAAAAAGTGCTAGATGATTGTTCTTATAGATTTGTTGGGTTAGCCAAGTCATTATCGTTTCAGTTAGGTTTGCATAGGGGTAAATTTATGACTGAGTTTTCAAGAACACAAACCTCGATGCCACAAGCTGAAAAATGGAGAACAAGAACTTGGTTAGGTATTTTTTTCGCCGAACAGTGTTGGGCTAGTATATTAGGGTTGCCACCAACATCACAAACAGATTATCTCATCGAACAAGGCACAAGAACAAATGCATTTGATTTGCCCagtaattttaaaaaattgctCTGTTTGGCAAGTTTCCAAGCCAAACTATACAGTGTTATGGGTTCCAGTGTGGCATCTCCTGATGGATTACTGGATGCTCGGGACAGAGCAGGTTCTCTAGCTATTTTAGAAAGGGAGTTGGGTAGATTAGCTTTAAAATTGGACTTTGGGGGAAATATTAGTGTGGAAATATATTATCTATATGTTAAATTGATGATTTGTTGCTATGTGTTTTTGCCAGATACACCATCAGAAGACCAATCTAGGTATGTTACCGAAGCATATTTAAGTGCCACGAGAGTAATAACCTTGGTTACCAAACTTTTAGAGACTCAGCAGCTACTAGAATTGCCTATCTATGTTAGACAGAGTTGTACTTATTCTGCCTTGATATTGTTTAAATTATACTTAACACCCCTATTGTTGGATAAATATGTTGATAGCGCTAGACAATCGATTGTTACGGTTCATAGGTTGTACAGAAACCAGTTAACTGCTTGGGCAACAAGTGTAGAGAATGACATTAGTAGGACAGCTAGTGTTCTAgagaaattaaattttgttttaattactCACCCAGAGGTTTttaatgaagaagaaggtaTCATTACACGAATGAGATCGCATCTAACGGGCACATTATTCTATGACTTGGTTTGGTGTGTTCATGAAGCTAGACGCAGGGAACTAGATCCCAATTATAAACATTATAATAACAGGAGCGCTAGCATGGGAGAACAAAGAAAACTCTACCCATTGCCCttttataatcaaatttCCAAGGAATATTTTGAAGCAATTACGAAAACAACACCAGGTGGTACAACTGTAACCACTTTGGTACCAACCAAGACCGCCATTAAAAATGCACAAAGCGTACCAGTCAACAATACCAATGGAGGTAACGGTGTCAATAAGCAAGTAATGGCAATTAATGGAATACCTATTACGATGTTGGATGAAACGGGCAGCATGAGATTAGATTCGCTTTTGGAAAATCCCGTGGGAGTTGATGCAAAAATAGGTGGCAACACTTATAATGCAGAAGTAAAAGCTAACGATAACATCAATGCTGGCCACCTTGGAAATATAACCAATGTACCACTAAATCGCTCACTCAGCGCCTCTATATTGGCACCGCCAAACTCAATTAGCCGCTCGTATACACCTGTTTCGTCAATTAACACACCTGAATTATTACCCGCCAATACTACTGGTGATGTTTTACGGTCTGAATTACAGCCCTCAAGAACATACAAGTCATTGTCTACTGCCTCAACTGCTGTTGTTTCTAATTCTCTACCTGCACAAAATAAGACTGATATTGATAACCGTCCCACCAAGACGTCTACTAATTCTTCAGATAATTCGTTGTTCCAAATGAATAATTCATTAAGCTCCAATCTTACTTTGAATAGGTCATATTCCCACCCACAACCGCTACCGTCAAGTTTAGATAAAAATGCTGTCAATAATAACCCTATTTCGGATACTAattcttctaataataCCGTCACTTCTTCTCTCGCCACCGCTGCTAAAAACACTGATAAAACTATTACTATGCAAAACTCGGCTACTGCAGAAAATAGCGGTTCCTCTGCTCACTTTAATCCatctttaaatattttcgGCAAATCGACCACTATTCCCTCTAATACTTCAAATAATGGGgttactattaataatgcCAATtctattgttaatattaataacagcTCTGAACAGCAACCACCACCacagcagcagcaacaacaattattaaatgatcTAGATGCATTTTTACAACAGCAGACTGCCGGATGGATTGAAGGAAATAGCAATAATGATGACTTTTTGGGTTGGTTTGATATGAATATGGCGCCagaattttga
- the DXO1 gene encoding Dxo1p (similar to Saccharomyces cerevisiae YDR370C | DXO1 | Decapping eXOnuclease), with the protein MCLVDKLNDLKISTSVEDTSRLIISENKKNKKRSVYNQISNSKSDSSCFRDKKANYKLAFGFLQKNIDCYPSNVPSLFTNIELQGVITSHFDHRETSVNKSSNNAPAYKKCNYECRLTKDNFNGVAHLKDDLTKEYYVRQIDCHINRTLGISVMKKYLGLNLLNGIHSYVPTPPSEFTCLESLVSFIKLWETENKVEICKEETKLTWVCRRHQLAKLALKLITNESFETAIVFYKNKLYLHETDYSLDGIYSKNDSIKRACYTGFELERVLTKSEKDATPDIKDLFFLVSKANLLNGTDVVFQSEIDAMSSTADNNSHKKRNNFIEIKSSVPLKSSSFFHGQKLLKMWVQTGFVDNSDILIGFRTSTNNLSGLRLYSRLEIQRLLKKYYNVSKVLNPKITCDWLEYITEHINNSILDFIKEKNLNTDYLISLKLNLTTKRDFTGTLSLDLLDSVPSWVDMIL; encoded by the coding sequence ATGTGTTTAGTTGACAAACTTAATGATCTCAAAATATCTACCAGTGTTGAGGATACCTCCCGCTTAATTATAagtgaaaacaaaaaaaataaaaaaagaagcgTATATAATCAAATTTCCAATTCAAAATCTGATAGTTCTTGCTTTCGAGATAAAAAAgcaaattataaattggCATTCGGTTTTTTGCAAAAGAATATAGATTGTTATCCTTCAAATGTCCCAAGTCTTTTTACTAATATTGAATTGCAGGGTGTTATAACTTCTCATTTTGATCATAGGGAGACAAGTGTAAACAAAAGCAGTAATAATGCCCCCGCATACAAAAAGTGTAACTATGAGTGTAGGTTAACTAAAGATAATTTTAATGGAGTAGCCCATTTAAAAGATGATTTAACAAAAGAATATTATGTAAGACAAATAGATTGCCATATCAATAGAACCTTAGGGATTTCAGTcatgaaaaaatatttgggtttaaatcttttaaatggTATACATAGCTATGTCCCTACCCCGCCGTCAGAATTTACATGTTTGGAAAGTTTagtttcttttattaaattgtGGGAAACAGAAAATAAGGTGGAGATTTGTAAAGAAGAAACCAAGCTAACATGGGTTTGTAGGAGACATCAACTTGCAAAACTGGCCCTTAAATTGATTACAAACGAATCCTTTGAAACTGCCATagtattttacaaaaacaaactgTACTTGCATGAAACTGACTATAGTTTAGATGGGATATACTCAAAAAATGACTCTATAAAAAGGGCTTGTTATACAGGATTTGAGTTGGAAAGAGTGTTGACTAAAAGCGAGAAGGATGCAACGCCGGATATCAAagatctattttttttagtttctaAAGCCAATTTGTTAAACGGTACAGATGTGGTATTCCAATCAGAAATAGATGCCATGTCATCTACAGCGGACAATAATAGTCATAAAAAGCGCAATAATTTTATCGAGATCAAGTCAAGTGTACCATTAAAATCATCTAGTTTTTTCCATGGTCAaaagttattgaaaatGTGGGTACAAACTGGCTTTGTCGATAATtctgatattttaattggTTTCAGAACATCTACTAACAATCTAAGTGGTTTGCGGCTATATTCTAGATTAGAAATCCAACGtctattgaaaaaatattataatgtATCGAAAGTTTTAAATCCAAAGATCACTTGTGATTGGTTGGAATATATAACTGAACatatcaataatagtattttagattttattaaagagaaaaatttaaacactgattatttaatatcgttgaaattaaatttaactACAAAAAGGGATTTCACTGGGACTTTATCTTTAGATCTATTGGATTCGGTACCATCGTGGGTCGATATGATATTGTAG
- the UBP9 gene encoding putative ubiquitin-specific protease UBP9 (similar to Saccharomyces cerevisiae YBL067C | UBP13 | UBiquitin-specific Protease (paralog of YER098W | UBP9)), which produces MGLKRWISGSTKRNKSEPLTDPLIKAPGDKNIRSSTQYQHHYSHYVPNNNKSGAKVATNNSHETNSSYRDQSNSRSSSSTSSSLTHSPYNSNNNNNNNNNNNNNNKPLTNVTTNSTKGKSSNSLPYKNNNINNNYIADKVFLGPTSVSSTELVMPNMHHTGSSNSNSNSINSISRSTTRSRSRSRSNSNYNNFTSFNTTTTASSTRNNSFSMTANPPPTVAILNKTVSGHGISNTNNNKFFMEDNSVFFTDSETSMIENTTGIASDGVNSGYLDVSFEQNSALTAASNVLSNTTIKVTNYDSRDNSRRNSRSHSNLDFNPIDLISPPAVNTTIPISHNNPKNNVNTNNMDTTVLSEQLLVQQLPPYKTLVQQQPREREKEKEKEKENNSLSSTPSLRFHFGNPFSSTSSADNSNNKKNSNNIASSLTAKEAYLNQLQDDWQYHLDEFPELLPMDHNLSFGDGSNKIFGFENFGNTCYCNSVLQCLYNLDEFRLNVLKTPFKTGINNRKLVCEGNKPRNFAKLQASLINNGRVLSNTSAVTTANSTHGTTTPNSNTTTNSTGVKYLTTDEILKKLDLHHDGVIVGRTNDNIYHSCEKRKNSALINGPILNIDHLSECSRFNNANLASVNNFDQNSNYVSGTSNDGGDDIDGSNNNTNNSGSSIDSSNSDNNASNSFLGTVINGKNRNTNKISASSNDVSCSMYTCLKDVFEYITENKFLIGIVSPVEFINILKISNIMFSSSMHQDAHEFLNFLLNDMSDYLATLIKSSSATFNHNNFITDLFQGICTNRTRCLTCDNTTYRDELFLDFPLDISSLTDNNIENYFLNYRQREMLCGENKFYCDKCNGLQEAERVVTLKKLPNVLLMHLKRFKYSEKEKCNIKLFDKVEYPLNLRICSSSEKNNEGALCRNYELNGIVVHLGGGPSHGHYIAIVKNSKFGWLLYDDETVQSVNEEDVLKFYGGPGDLSTAYVLFYKVVDKAYDSTNNELSDVLAGNNCKNNINALIKCDEIMRNFTKSTINFSKKKGFFDTSDATTINNNGSGSNNNNSTTLNPNVSYMNNTNSGFNSRSTSNISFNNNIDSANNSSGGVDLAVHKNNCITGNVSGIKDINNNGTFEGDYKLDNNNNINYQGLSSTTTAKAGTKSNSSSAQNQESKTKLKRRSSTRWFRRSSKAF; this is translated from the coding sequence atggGTTTAAAAAGATGGATTAGCGGGTCAacgaaaagaaataaatcaGAACCTTTGACAGACCCTCTGATTAAAGCACCTGGCGATAAAAATATCCGTAGTTCTACTCAATATCAACATCATTATTCCCATTATGTtcctaataataataagtcTGGTGCTAAGGTTGCTACGAATAATAGTCATGAGACTAACTCCTCTTACCGCGATCAAAGTAACAGCAGGAGTAGTAGCAGTACATCTAGCAGTCTAACTCATAGTCCTTATAactctaataataataataataataataataataataataacaataataaaccaTTGACTAACGTTACCACTAATAGTACTAAAGGTAAGAGTAGCAATAGCCTAccatataaaaacaataatattaacaataattatatCGCAGATAAGGTATTTCTAGGCCCTACTTCAGTTTCGAGCACTGAGCTTGTCATGCCAAATATGCATCATACAGGTAGCAGCAATAGCAATAGCAATAGTATTAACAGTATTAGTAGAAGTACAACAAGAAGTAGGAGTAGGAGTAGGAGTAACAGTAACTATAATAACTTTACTAGTTTCAATACAACTACAACTGCTTCAAGTACAAGAAACAACAGTTTTTCCATGACTGCTAATCCTCCTCCTACGGTGGcaattttgaataaaacGGTTAGTGGGCATGGAATTTcaaatactaataacaataaattttttatggaAGATAATAGTGTCTTTTTTACGGATTCCGAAACAAGCATGATAGAAAACACCACCGGTATTGCCAGCGATGGAGTAAATAGTGGCTATTTGGATGTCTCTTTTGAACAAAATTCTGCCTTAACTGCTGCTAGTAATGTTTTGTCAAACACCACAATTAAAGTTACAAATTATGATTCTAGGGATAATAGCAGAAGAAACAGTAGAAGCCATAGTAACTTGGATTTCAATCCAATTGATTTGATCTCCCCTCCAGCCGTAAATACGACGATTCCGATATCACATAATAATCCTAAGAACAATGTTAACACTAACAATATGGACACAACAGTTCTATCAGAACAATTACTGGTGCAGCAGCTACCTCCATACAAAACGCTAGTACAGCAGCAACCCAGGGAAagggaaaaggaaaaggaaaaggaaaaggaaaataattcATTATCCTCAACACCTTCTTTAAGATTTCATTTTGGTAATCCGTTTTCGTCTACCTCATCCGCAGATAACagtaacaacaaaaaaaatagtaataatattgctaGTTCGTTAACTGCTAAGGAAGCTTACTTAAATCAGTTACAAGATGATTGGCAATACCATTTAGATGAATTCCCGGAACTTTTGCCAATGGACCATAACCTATCGTTTGGCGATGGTTCTAATAAGATATTtggttttgaaaattttggaaatacTTGCTATTGTAATAGTGTTTTACAATGTCTGTATAACCTAGATGAGTTTCGCTTAAATGTGTTGAAAACACCTTTTAAAACTggaattaataatagaaaattaGTTTGTGAAGGCAATAAACCAAGAAATTTTGCGAAATTACAGGCtagtttaataaataacgGACGTGTTTTATCTAATACTAGCGCTGTTACTACAGCTAACTCTACTCATGGTACTACCACTCCCAACAGCAATACGACAACTAATAGTACTGGagttaaatatttaactaCAGATGAGATACTAAAGAAATTGGATTTGCATCATGACGGTGTGATAGTCGGTAGAACCAACGATAATATCTATCATTCAtgtgaaaaaagaaagaattcAGCACTAATTAACGGGCccattttaaatatagaTCATCTATCAGAATGTTCCAGATTTAACAATGCTAATTTAGCATCagtaaataattttgatcAAAATTCCAATTATGTATCTGGAACCAGTAATGACGGTGGTGATGATATTGATggttctaataataatactaataatagtggCAGCAGTATTGATAGTAGCAATAGTGATAACAATGCTAGTAATAGTTTTCTTGGTACTGTTATTAACGGCAAGAACAGAAATACCAATAAGATATCGGCATCTTCAAATGACGTATCATGCTCCATGTATACTTGTTTGAAGGATgtttttgaatatattaCTGAAAACAAGTTTTTAATAGGGATTGTTTCACCAGTTgaatttatcaatattttaaaaatatctaaTATAATGTTTAGTTCTTCTATGCACCAAGATGCTCAtgaatttttgaatttccTTTTAAATGACATGAGTGACTATTTGGcaactttaataaaatcatcatcCGCAACTTTTAACCATAACAACTTTATTACTGATTTATTTCAAGGTATTTGTACGAATAGGACAAGATGTTTAACTTGTGATAATACTACATATAGAGATGAGCTCTTTTTGGATTTCCCGCTAGATATTTCTAGTTTAACAGATAACAATATcgaaaattattttctaaattatcGTCAAAGGGAGATGTTGTGcggtgaaaataaattttattgtgATAAATGTAACGGATTGCAAGAAGCTGAAAGAGTTGtgactttaaaaaaattaccaaatgttttattgatgcatttaaaaagatttaaatatagtgaaaaggaaaaatgtAATATTAAGTTGTTTGATAAAGTAGAATATCCATTAAATTTGAGAATATGCTCATCTTCTGAAAAGAACAATGAGGGAGCCCTGTGTAGAAATTACGAATTAAATGGGATCGTTGTTCATTTAGGCGGTGGTCCATCCCATGGCCATTATATAGccattgttaaaaattctAAATTTGGTTGGTTATTATATGATGACGAAACCGTTCAAAGTGTTAATGAAGAGGATgtgttaaaattttatggTGGTCCAGGTGATTTATCTACTGCCTacgttttgttttataaagTAGTTGATAAAGCCTACGACAGTACAAATAATGAATTGTCTGATGTCCTTGCCGGAAATAATTGCAAAAACAACATAAACGCTTTAATTAAATGCGATGAAATCATGAGAAACTTCACCAAGAGTACTATAAActtttcaaagaaaaaagggtTTTTTGATACCTCTGATGCCACCActataaataacaatggtaGTGgcagtaataacaataatagtacaaCTTTAAATCCTAATGTTTCATATATGAATAACACCAATAGTGGATTTAACTCCAGAAGTACCAGCAATattagttttaataataatattgattcCGCTAATAATAGTTCAGGCGGGGTAGATTTGGCAGTTCATAAGAACAATTGTATTACTGGCAATGTCAGTGGTATTAAggatataaataataatggtacaTTCGAGGGAGATTATAAGcttgataataacaataatataaattatcaAGGGCTATCGTCAACTACCACCGCAAAAGCCGGCACGAAATCCAACTCATCTTCGGCACAGAATCAAGAAAGCAAGACTAAACTTAAAAGAAGGTCATCAACTAGATGGTTTAGAAGAAGTTCTAAGGCATTTTGA
- the GRE3 gene encoding trifunctional aldehyde reductase/xylose reductase/glucose 1-dehydrogenase (NADP(+)) (similar to Saccharomyces cerevisiae YHR104W | GRE3 | Genes de Respuesta a Estres (stress responsive genes)) has product MSYLARTVVLNNALKMPVVGLGCWKIPNAVCEQQVYEAIKIGYRLFDGAQDYGNEKEVGKGIKRAIKEGIVKREDLFIVSKLWNSYHKPEHVGLALNKTLEDLQLDYLDLFYIHFPIAFKFVPIEEKYPPGFYTSETDFEQGKITLEKNVTILDTWKSLEKCHEKGLIKGIGISNFRGCLIQELLNSDCKVKPVALQIEHHPYLTQEHLIEYCQSENIQVVAYSSFGPQSFIELNSDLAIKTPKLFDHPVIKKIAAKHNVSEPQVLLRWATQRNVCIIPKSSKPDRLLVNLTVEKRLTLTDLELQEISELNKNIRFNDPWDWLNSKIPTFA; this is encoded by the coding sequence ATGTCTTATTTAGCTAGAACtgtagttttaaataatgcTTTAAAAATGCCTGTTGTTGGTTTGGGGTGCTGGAAAATCCCTAACGCTGTTTGTGAACAACAAGTCTATGAAGCCATTAAAATAGGTTATAGATTATTTGATGGTGCGCAAGATTATGGTAATGAAAAAGAGGTTGGTAAAGGTATTAAAAGGGCAATTAAGGAAGGTATTGTTAAAAGAGAAGATCTATTTATTGTCTCCAAATTGTGGAATTCATATCACAAACCTGAACATGTGGGCCTAGCTCttaataaaactttggAAGATTTGCAATTGGATtatttagatttattttatattcacTTTCCTATTGCATTTAAGTTTGTTCCGATTGAGGAAAAGTATCCACCTGGGTTTTACACTAGTGAAACAGATTTTGAACAGGGAAAAATTacattggaaaaaaatgtgACTATTCTAGATACTTGGAAGAGCTTGGAGAAATGTCACGAAAAAGGTTTAATTAAGGGTATTGGTATTTCTAATTTCCGGGGTTGCTTAATTCAAGAGTTATTGAACAGCGATTGTAAGGTCAAGCCTGTTGCTTTACAGATTGAGCATCATCCTTATTTAACACAGGAACATTTAATTGAGTATTGCCAGTCAGAAAATATTCAAGTTGTAGCATATTCTTCATTTGGACCACAATCTTTTATTGAGTTGAATAGCGATTTGGCAATCAAAACACCCAAGTTGTTTGATCACCCTGTTATTAAGAAAATTGCTGCTAAACATAATGTTAGTGAACCTCAAGTTTTATTAAGATGGGCTACCCAAAGGAATGTATGCATTATCCCCAAATCTTCCAAACCTGATAGATTGCTAGTGAATCTAACAGTTGAAAAAAGGTTAACGTTGACCGATTTAGAGTTGCAGGAAATTTCcgaattgaataaaaatattagattCAATGATCCATGGGATTGGTTAAATTCCAAAATACCAACATTTGCTTAA